AACCGACCAGGGCTATGACTTTCTCGGTGTTCTCGACGAGTTCCAGGAAGACCCCATCGCCGCCGCGCGGATCAGGGAAATCAAGGATTTGAAACTCCGGTTTTCCGTGGGCGCCGTCCTCAGCATTATCATCTTCATGGGGTCCATGCAGCACTGGTTCCCCTTTCTCCACGCCATTCCACCGCAACCGCTTCAGATGGTCCTCTTCGTCCTCACCGCCCCCGTCGTCTTCTGGGTGGGCAGCCGCTTTTTTGTCGGAGCACTGAAAGCGGCCCGGCAGAAGACGAGCGATATGAATACCCTCGTGGCCATCGGCGCCCTCTCTGCTTATCTCTATTCTACCCTGGCCACCTTCTTTCCCCGTTTCTTCGCTGAAGCAGGCCTTCTGCCCCATGTTTATTACGACGGCGCAGCCATGATCGTCACGCTGATTCTCCTGGGAAGGCTCCTGGAGGCGGGGGCCAAAGGCCGGACGTCCCAGGCGATCAAGCGGCTGATGGGACTCAAACCGAAGACGGCCCGCGCCATCCGCGACAACGAGGAAATAGACATCCCGGTGGAAGAGATCCTCAAGGGCGATCTGCTCCTGGTGCGGCCGGGCGAAAAGATCCCCACGGACGGCATCGTCCGGTCCGGATCATCGGCGGTGGACGAATCGATGCTGACGGGAGAAAGCGTCCCGGTCAACAAGGAACCCGGCGCCGAGGTCTTCGGGGCCACCCTGAACCGCAGCGGCAGCTTCACCTTTGAAGCCACGAAGATCGGCGCCGAAACGGCCCTCTCCCAGATTATCCGGCTGGTGGAAGAGGCCCAGGGCTCCAAGGCCCCGATTCAGCGGCTCGCCGACCGCGTGGCCGCCGTGTTCGTTCCCGCCGTCATGGGGATCGCCCTGCTGACTTTTGTCGTCTGGTATTTCTTCGTCCCGGAACCCGTTTTCAGCCGCGCTCTCCTGAATTTCGTTTCCGTCCTGGTCATCGCCTGCCCCTGCGCCCTGGGACTGGCCACGCCCACGGCGGTCATGGTGGGCACGGGTCTGGGTGCGGAGCACGGCATCCTGATCAAGGGCGGGGAAAGCCTGGAGAAGGCCTATCGGCTGACCACCGTGGTTTTCGACAAGACGGGCACCCTGACCCGGGGGGAGCCGGAAGTGACCGATATTGAGCCCGCGGAGGGAATCGCCCCGGAAAAAGTCCTCTCGACGGCACTCTCCCTGGAAGCCCTCTCGGAACATCCCCTGGCCCAGGCCATCGTGAACCGGGGGAAAGCG
The Syntrophus gentianae genome window above contains:
- a CDS encoding heavy metal translocating P-type ATPase, translating into MSDKAILHISGMSCASCVRRVEQGLREMKGVEHAAVNFALEQAAVDFDPASVSTEELGKRVQELGYDVVKIDLPGPGGMEKTTISVGGMTCAACVRRVENALKKVDGVKDVAVNLATARATVLHDPAWSGVAGLKEAVTDQGYDFLGVLDEFQEDPIAAARIREIKDLKLRFSVGAVLSIIIFMGSMQHWFPFLHAIPPQPLQMVLFVLTAPVVFWVGSRFFVGALKAARQKTSDMNTLVAIGALSAYLYSTLATFFPRFFAEAGLLPHVYYDGAAMIVTLILLGRLLEAGAKGRTSQAIKRLMGLKPKTARAIRDNEEIDIPVEEILKGDLLLVRPGEKIPTDGIVRSGSSAVDESMLTGESVPVNKEPGAEVFGATLNRSGSFTFEATKIGAETALSQIIRLVEEAQGSKAPIQRLADRVAAVFVPAVMGIALLTFVVWYFFVPEPVFSRALLNFVSVLVIACPCALGLATPTAVMVGTGLGAEHGILIKGGESLEKAYRLTTVVFDKTGTLTRGEPEVTDIEPAEGIAPEKVLSTALSLEALSEHPLAQAIVNRGKAGGLVPLPAEKFEALSGLGTRAVIEGKSCLLGNLRLMIQEGMALSGMDRQASERAAQGKTCVLVAEEGRVIGLIALSDVPRESAKAAVAELKAAGLRVAMITGDNVSTGQAIGRQLGIDEVLAEVLPGDKAQEIRRLQQEGQIVAMVGDGINDAPALTSADIGIAIGAGTDVAIEASDITLMTGDLQAVPRAIRLSFETMKVIRQNLFWAFIYNIIGIPIAAGVLYPFSGILLNPEFAAAAMALSSVSVVSNSLRLRYTGLKP